The following are from one region of the Plodia interpunctella isolate USDA-ARS_2022_Savannah chromosome 25, ilPloInte3.2, whole genome shotgun sequence genome:
- the LOC128680909 gene encoding E3 ubiquitin-protein ligase MARCHF1-like isoform X2 produces the protein MDEDKVTEEPNGEETKSVETRGEKDVKVNEETTEKHTDQDDAGPSRAVPLPGFIPNNPNPTIPITAKSKSEHNIRQIFTRIDVANALKTISFHSSQGNKTFIMNEITIPIDKDNTEKDDVTTFVELKKFMATFFKFNKDLPATVLTETPTIVNVQPIVTPEVPNSSCNVQTESIINVANEVIVTNIAPIDAKLLKVSSESNKKKVSGSVSERSEYGLAQRDSLSSIGSNVCRICMTRGRERLISPCNCKGSLANVHLSCLERWLNQVGRNHCELCGFSYPAIRTPRYTVLQALRLWFGNPRNRSHLQSDCLIFWLLSTVTAGLLAVCIVGTQYFVIEGNKFGISHRITETAMDFFMAIVLCGYSVTVYLLWKDHYVMWNRWRRANVNVRLLLSPDANPVPFVPRARYNVV, from the exons atggatGAAGACAAAGTTACTGAAGAACCGAATGGAGAAGAAACAAAAAGTGTAGAAACTCGTGGGGAAAAGGACGTAAAAGTAAATGAAGAAACAACAGAGAAACATACAGATCAGGATGATGCAGGCCCTTCAAGAGCAGTTCCACTACCAGGTTTTATTCCAAATAACCCGAATCCAACTATACCGATAACCGCAAAGTCTAAATCAGAACACAACATACGCCAAATCTTTACAAGAATAGATGTAGCTAACGCATTAAAAACTATAAGTTTCCATTCGAGTCAAGGCaacaaaacttttataatgaatgaaataacaaTACCAATAGATAAAGATAACACAGAAAAAGATGATGTAACAACGTTtgttgaattaaaaaagtttatggcaacatttttcaaatttaacaaAGATTTGCCAGCAACTGTTCTAACTGAAACACCGACTATAGTAAACGTTCAACCCATAGTGACACCAGAAGTGCCGAACAGTAGTTGCAATGTGCAAACCGAGTCGATTATAAATGTTGCTAATGAGGTTATCGTGACAAACATTGCTCCAATAGATGCCAAATTACTCAAAGTTAGTTCAgagagtaataaaaaaaaggtgtCGGGTAGTGTGTCTGAGCGTTCAGAATATGGATTGGCGCAGAGGGATTCACTATCGAGTATTGGTTCCAATGTCTGCAGAATTTGTATGACGAGAGGACGTGAGAG ATTAATTTCTCCGTGTAACTGCAAAGGCTCCCTGGCTAATGTGCACCTGAGCTGTCTAGAGCGCTGGTTGAACCAAGTCGGCAGGAATCATTGTGAGCTCTGTGGATTCAG TTATCCAGCCATAAGAACACCACGGTACACAGTCCTGCAAGCTCTGAGGTTGTGGTTCGGAAATCCTCGGAATAGGAGCCATTTGCAG TCGGACTGCCTGATTTTCTGGCTCCTATCCACTGTAACAGCAGGCCTACTGGCGGTATGCATCGTTGGCACTCAATACTTTGTTATCGAAGGCAACAAATTTG GTATATCGCATCGCATCACGGAAACAGCAATGGATTTCTTCATGGCTATAGTGCTGTGCGGCTATTCAGTCACTGTGTACTTACTGTGGAAAGACCATTACGTGATGTGGAACAGATGGCGAAGGGCCAATGTTAATGTTCGACTTCTTCTCAGTCCAGACGCAAATCCTGTGCCTTTTGTGCCCAGAGCGAGGTATAACGTGGTCTGA
- the LOC128680909 gene encoding E3 ubiquitin-protein ligase MARCHF1-like isoform X1 yields MDEDKVTEEPNGEETKSVETRGEKDVKVNEETTEKHTDQDDAGPSRAVPLPGFIPNNPNPTIPITAKSKSEHNIRQIFTRIDVANALKTISFHSSQGNKTFIMNEITIPIDKDNTEKDDVTTFVELKKFMATFFKFNKDLPATVLTETPTIVNVQPIVTPEVPNSSCNVQTESIINVANEVIVTNIAPIDAKLLKVSSESNKKKVSGSVSERSEYGLAQRDSLSSIGSNVCRICMTRGRERLISPCNCKGSLANVHLSCLERWLNQVGRNHCELCGFSYPAIRTPRYTVLQALRLWFGNPRNRSHLQSDCLIFWLLSTVTAGLLAVCIVGTQYFVIEGNKFGKLDASRKEEGISHRITETAMDFFMAIVLCGYSVTVYLLWKDHYVMWNRWRRANVNVRLLLSPDANPVPFVPRARYNVV; encoded by the exons atggatGAAGACAAAGTTACTGAAGAACCGAATGGAGAAGAAACAAAAAGTGTAGAAACTCGTGGGGAAAAGGACGTAAAAGTAAATGAAGAAACAACAGAGAAACATACAGATCAGGATGATGCAGGCCCTTCAAGAGCAGTTCCACTACCAGGTTTTATTCCAAATAACCCGAATCCAACTATACCGATAACCGCAAAGTCTAAATCAGAACACAACATACGCCAAATCTTTACAAGAATAGATGTAGCTAACGCATTAAAAACTATAAGTTTCCATTCGAGTCAAGGCaacaaaacttttataatgaatgaaataacaaTACCAATAGATAAAGATAACACAGAAAAAGATGATGTAACAACGTTtgttgaattaaaaaagtttatggcaacatttttcaaatttaacaaAGATTTGCCAGCAACTGTTCTAACTGAAACACCGACTATAGTAAACGTTCAACCCATAGTGACACCAGAAGTGCCGAACAGTAGTTGCAATGTGCAAACCGAGTCGATTATAAATGTTGCTAATGAGGTTATCGTGACAAACATTGCTCCAATAGATGCCAAATTACTCAAAGTTAGTTCAgagagtaataaaaaaaaggtgtCGGGTAGTGTGTCTGAGCGTTCAGAATATGGATTGGCGCAGAGGGATTCACTATCGAGTATTGGTTCCAATGTCTGCAGAATTTGTATGACGAGAGGACGTGAGAG ATTAATTTCTCCGTGTAACTGCAAAGGCTCCCTGGCTAATGTGCACCTGAGCTGTCTAGAGCGCTGGTTGAACCAAGTCGGCAGGAATCATTGTGAGCTCTGTGGATTCAG TTATCCAGCCATAAGAACACCACGGTACACAGTCCTGCAAGCTCTGAGGTTGTGGTTCGGAAATCCTCGGAATAGGAGCCATTTGCAG TCGGACTGCCTGATTTTCTGGCTCCTATCCACTGTAACAGCAGGCCTACTGGCGGTATGCATCGTTGGCACTCAATACTTTGTTATCGAAGGCAACAAATTTGGTAAGCTTGACGCAAGTAGAAAAGAGGAag GTATATCGCATCGCATCACGGAAACAGCAATGGATTTCTTCATGGCTATAGTGCTGTGCGGCTATTCAGTCACTGTGTACTTACTGTGGAAAGACCATTACGTGATGTGGAACAGATGGCGAAGGGCCAATGTTAATGTTCGACTTCTTCTCAGTCCAGACGCAAATCCTGTGCCTTTTGTGCCCAGAGCGAGGTATAACGTGGTCTGA